A section of the Gallus gallus isolate bGalGal1 chromosome 4, bGalGal1.mat.broiler.GRCg7b, whole genome shotgun sequence genome encodes:
- the LOC112532278 gene encoding uncharacterized protein LOC112532278: MCTLTSTKPFEVFTKCKEHLAIKITDPPTRCPLFTFLITKRHSNFSFLTWSKKEGRHYGHIQNVSIWRSCVHLEQPSILISLLFLTLHRAEELGNKLKRKMLFLPYIPLLLPLLLPLLFLAFAPESNSFHRFTIKTVERGKINFRWKTHPMAFPSTHLLHLSSPVSLLEIQLVLRKPFFFFFFFPRQRRTREEKASRAALSRGDAAQQRAAFALARRLPARSCHLLPTHPERRAHLALLFQPHNSPFVQVTACENSRSASVGSVVPINKSAETTLPLRETRAAQIARDKAEWRWLYPTNSLPSCWSDPL; encoded by the coding sequence ATGTGTACGTTGACAAGTACAAAACCATTTGAAGTGTTCACTAAATGCAAGGAACATCTTGCTATAAAAATAACAGACCCTCCCACCCGCTGTCCCCTCTTTACATTTCTAATTACAAAACGGCACAGTAATTTCAGCTTCCTAACATGGAGCAAGAAGGAAGGACGGCATTATGGACACATACAAAACGTTTCGATCTGGCGTAGCTGTGTACATTTGGAGCAACCAAGCATCTTGATCTCGCTGTTGTTTTTAACACTACACAGGGCTGAAGAATTGGGAAACaaactaaaaaggaaaatgctgtttcttccttatattcctcttcttcttcctcttcttcttcctcttctttttttggctTTCGCTCCAGAAAGCAACAGCTTCCACCGGTTCACAATTAAAACAGTCGAGAGAGGCAAGATTAATTTCAGATGGAAAACCCATCCAATGGCTTTTCCCTCAACACATTTACTCCATCTTTCCTCCCCTGTTTCTCTCCTTGAAATACAGCTCGTGCtgagaaagcctttttttttttttttttttttcccacggCAAAGAAGAACCAGGGAGGAGAAAGCGAGCCGAGCGGCTCTGAGCCGCGGTGATGCCGCACAGCAGAGGGCAGCCTTCGCCCTCGCTCGCCGCCTCCCAGCCCGCAGCTGCCATCTGCTACCGACGCATCCCGAGCGCAGAGCCCATCTGGCGCTCCTCTTTCAGCCGCACAACTCTCCATTCGTCCAGGTAACAGCTTGTGAGAATTCAAGAAGTGCTTCTGTTGGATCAGTCGTCCCTATTAACAAGTCCGCTGAAACAACGCTCCCCTTACGAGAGACACGGGCAGCACAAATTGCCAGAGACAAAGCTGAATGGCGTTGGCTTTATCCCACCAATTCCCTTCCCTCGTGCTGGAGCGATCCTTTGTGA